In one window of Pristiophorus japonicus isolate sPriJap1 unplaced genomic scaffold, sPriJap1.hap1 HAP1_SCAFFOLD_530, whole genome shotgun sequence DNA:
- the LOC139254074 gene encoding tyrosine-protein kinase STYK1-like: MAYVHLRYFGRTILQCPEDDEFCVAALRKLTCRPCLPAVVRRYESEVIIVPVLLLGACCLVGACILWMVCRRKAEDGSDSPTGPSERGWADHSASRLDIKLTDTSADEALSQWQVPRERILGELRKIGQGRYGHIYQARLASEEPNKERIVVLKEMHESTDPGKTKEFLARIKFHALLGKHENVVEFLGCCTDRSPLYLLMESMNRGNLLNFLWMCRKDVMKMAEAPYDLTERQVYNVALQVTCGLDFLHQKGLIHGDIAARNVLLQDDFTVKLSGLQIPFDIQRSGVIKPHTSVPLKWQSPERLMKKPFTPKTDVWSFGVLLFEMITL, translated from the exons ATGGCGTACGTACACCTCAGATACTTTGGCCGCACGATTCTGCAGTGCCCGGAGGACGATGAGTTTTGTG TCGCTGCTCTGCGGAAGCTGACCTGCCGACCTTGCCTCCCTGCAGTGGTCCGGCGATACGAGTCGGAGGTGATCATTgtccccgtgctgctcctgggggcGTGCTGCCTCGTTGGGGCCTGCATCCTGTGGATGGTGTGCCGACGCAAGGCGGAGGACGGAAGCGATTCGCCGACAG GGCCCTCGGAGAGGGGATGGGCCGACCACTCGGCCTCCCGCCTGGACATCAAGCTGACCGACACTTCCGCAGACGAAGCCCTCAGCCAATGGCAGGTCCCCAGGGAGAGGATTCTGGGGGAGCTGAGGAAGATCGGCCAAGGCAGGTACGGCCACATCTACCAGGCCCGACTGGCGAGCGAGGAACCCAACAAGGAGAGGATCGTGGTTCTCAAGGAAATGCACG AATCGACCGATCCCGGCAAGACGAAGGAATTCCTGGCTCGGATCAAGTTCCACGCTCTCCTGGGGAAGCACGAGAACGTGGTGGAATTTTTGGGCTGTTGCACTGACCGCTCACCCCTCTACCTGCTCATGGAGAGCATGAATCGGGGAAACCTCCTCAACTTCCTCTGGATGTGTCGCAAG GATGTCATGAAGATGGCTGAGGCTCCGTACGATCTGACAGAACGCCAAGTCTATAATGTGGCTCTACAGGTGACCTGTGGCCTG GACTTTTTGCACCAGAAGGGACTGATACACGGGGACATAGCAGCTCGGAACGTTCTACTCCAGGACGACTTCACGGTGAAGCTCAGCGGACTGCAAATTCCCTTTGACATTCAGCGATCGGGTGTCATTAAACCCCACACCTCCGTTCCTCTGAAATGGCAGTCTCCAGAGAGGCTAATGAAGAAACCTTTCACCCCTAAAACTGACGT GTGGTCCTTTGGAGTGCTGCTGTTCGAGATGATAACACTGG